The Deinococcus seoulensis genomic sequence ACCTGCGGGTTGGCGCCCAGCGCCCGCGCCAGCTCCAGCAGGCGCCGCAGCATGCCCGCCACCTCGCTCCCGAAGCCGCCCCGGTACGTGTGCGCCTCATCCAGCACCAGAAACGACAGGTTCCGCAGGAAGTCCCGCACGCCCGGCTGCACCAGCGACCAGTGCAGCTTGTCCGGCGTGGCCGTCACCATCCGCACACCCGGCCGGAACACCGCCGACCCCTGCGCCGACCCCTGAAACGACGCCACCTCCCACCCGAACCCGCCCCGCTCCCGGAACTCCAGCAGCTTGTCCCGCTGATCCTGCCCCAGCGCCACCAGCGGGTACACGAACAGCGCCGTCGCCGCCGGATCGCGCTCCAGGCGGTCGAACACACCCGGAAAGAACGCCCCGGTCTTCCCGCTCGCCGTGGGTGTCGTGATGATCACGTTCTCGCCCGCGCGCATCAGCTCGAACGTGCGCGCCTGATGCGCGAACACCGCCGGAAAGCCGAACCCGCGCGCCACCGCGTCACTCCAGCCCAGCTCCGAGACACCCACCGTCCGCGCCGGAGAGGGTTCCTCCTCGTGCAGGCGCGTCGCCCCGCCACCCAGCGTGTCCCGCAGGAACCCCTCCAGGCGGGCGTAGGGAGAACGGGCAGGCAACACCCGCACAGTCTAGGCGCGCCCGGCACACCCGCACGGAAGTTGCGTCACGGTCGGGCCGGGTGCGGGGTATGAGGAAGCGTGTCCGGGGGCGACCTGGCATGATGGGCGCAGCATGACCGGACGCTGCGCGTGACCACCGACCTCTCGTACTACGTGTACGCGCTGAAGGACCCGCGCACGTCGCCCGCCGCGCCGTTCTACATCGGCAAGGGCATCGGCACCCGCGCTCACGATCACCTGCGGCGACCCGACAGCACACCCAAGGGTCAGCGCATCCGCGAGATTCTGGCAGGCGGCGCCGAGGTACTGGTCGTGCGGCTGGTCGAGGGTCTGACCGAGGCGCAGGCGCTGAAGATCGAGGCGGAACTGATCGCCGCGTTCGGCACGCAGGCCAGCGGGGGCCTGCTGACGAACACCGTGCTGCCCAGCGGTCTGGGAGGCAAGGGGCGTGCCGGGAAGGTCGTACCGGCGGGCGTGCCGGAGAAGGCGCAGGTGGGCCTGCAACTGCTCAAGGACGCCGTGCTGGAGTTCGCGCAGGCCAACCCCGGCGGCGTGACCAACTCCGAGACGGCCAGTCTGCTGGGGCTGCGCAGCGAGTACGGCGGCGGCGCGAAGGATTACCTGTCGTACTCGGTGCTGGGCCTGCTGATGCGCGAGGGGAAAATCGAGCGCCGCAAGCCCGGGCATCAGCACGTCGCCCGGGTTCGCTGAGCCAGCCAGCCGCTCGCCCGCCTAACCCCGCATGACGAAGTGTTCGATGATGGCGTGGTGGTCCTCGAAGAACAGTTCGGGGCGGGCGAGGACGTCGCTGATGGGCATCCAGAGGGCCTCGCTGGCGTCGCTGCCGCCGCTGAGGCGTGGGAGTTGCCCGATGCCGAGGTCGAAGTGGTAGGCGTGGGTGACGGTGCGGCCGCGCAGGCTGCGGTCCGGGTAGTCGAAGACGGCCTGTGAGCGCAGGGCGGCGGCGAGGTCGATGCTGGGGTTCAGGCCGGTTTCCTCGTGCGTTTCGCGGATGGCGCAGGCGAGGAGGGTCTCGTGCTGTTCGAGGAACCCGCCGGGCATGGCGAGGCGGCCCCGGCCGGGCAGTCCGGCGCGGCGGACGATCAGGACGTGGCCGCTGCGGGTGATGACGGCGTCGGTGGTGACGAAGATGGGCGGGTAGGGGGCGTCTTTCCAGGCGGCGCGGTAGGCGCGCAGGTGGTCGTACTCGGCTTTCAGTTCGGTGTAGTCGGGGCCGTGGCTGAAGGTGGTGAGGAAGGTGGTCACGGCGGGTGGGACCATGTCCTGCATGTCGTTCTGGCGGCCTTCGAAGTAGGCGCGGCGCACGTCGGTGGCGCTGAGGGGGCTGATGACGTGGGTGGGGATGAATTCCCAGGCGGGGAAGGAGCGCAGGTAGTAGCTGCTCTCGTCCTTGATGTGGCCGATGAGGGCGATGTCGGTGCTGCCGCGCGTGTGGGCGTGCACGCCGGCCTGGACTTCGCTGAGCCAGAGGGTTTCGTTGTAGTAGTAGTCGCGGACGTGTACGAACAGCAGGCGGGTGCGGGGAATCCCGGCTTCCTGGAGCATGGCGGTGATGAGGTCCTGGCGTTCGTCGGCGGTGAAGGGGTTCTTGGTGTTGCGGGCGGCGCGGGCGCTGCCGATCA encodes the following:
- a CDS encoding GIY-YIG nuclease family protein, with translation MTTDLSYYVYALKDPRTSPAAPFYIGKGIGTRAHDHLRRPDSTPKGQRIREILAGGAEVLVVRLVEGLTEAQALKIEAELIAAFGTQASGGLLTNTVLPSGLGGKGRAGKVVPAGVPEKAQVGLQLLKDAVLEFAQANPGGVTNSETASLLGLRSEYGGGAKDYLSYSVLGLLMREGKIERRKPGHQHVARVR
- a CDS encoding bifunctional nicotinamide-nucleotide adenylyltransferase/Nudix hydroxylase, which translates into the protein MTDERTRPGTPTRRKRTFGVYIGRFEPPHNAHLHVMLEALQSVQKLIIVIGSARAARNTKNPFTADERQDLITAMLQEAGIPRTRLLFVHVRDYYYNETLWLSEVQAGVHAHTRGSTDIALIGHIKDESSYYLRSFPAWEFIPTHVISPLSATDVRRAYFEGRQNDMQDMVPPAVTTFLTTFSHGPDYTELKAEYDHLRAYRAAWKDAPYPPIFVTTDAVITRSGHVLIVRRAGLPGRGRLAMPGGFLEQHETLLACAIRETHEETGLNPSIDLAAALRSQAVFDYPDRSLRGRTVTHAYHFDLGIGQLPRLSGGSDASEALWMPISDVLARPELFFEDHHAIIEHFVMRG